One Thermus sp. CCB_US3_UF1 DNA window includes the following coding sequences:
- the trpS gene encoding tryptophan--tRNA ligase, whose translation MTRVLSGIQPSGEIHIGNYLGAIKQWVELGERLGREAFFCIVDYHALTNPLAYDPQTLARRTFEAALVNIAAGLNPERVTLFVQSHVPEHTELSWVFTTLTPLGDLTRMTQFKDKAAKQEAIWSGLLMYPVLQAADILVYKADTVPVGEDQVQHIELTREIARRFNGLFGETFPEPQALLNPEAPRVPGIDGKAKMSKSLGNTIGLLEPEESIWHKIQHLPDDPQRIRLSDPGDPERTVVFTYLSYFAPKELVEALKAEYRRAGIGTLAVKRILFEEMMKALRPIRERAEALKRDPDYVMDALLEGAKRARVVAQATMEEVREKVGLLLPRKRPVRT comes from the coding sequence ATGACGCGGGTCCTCTCCGGCATCCAGCCCTCGGGGGAGATCCACATCGGCAACTACCTGGGGGCCATCAAGCAGTGGGTGGAGCTGGGGGAACGCCTGGGGCGGGAGGCCTTCTTCTGCATCGTGGACTACCACGCCCTCACCAACCCCCTGGCCTACGACCCCCAGACCCTGGCCCGGCGCACCTTTGAGGCGGCCCTGGTCAACATCGCCGCCGGGCTCAACCCGGAAAGGGTGACCCTCTTCGTCCAGTCCCACGTGCCCGAACACACCGAGCTCTCCTGGGTCTTCACCACCCTCACCCCCTTAGGGGACCTGACCCGGATGACCCAGTTCAAGGACAAGGCCGCCAAGCAGGAAGCCATATGGTCGGGCCTCCTCATGTACCCCGTCCTGCAGGCGGCGGACATCCTGGTCTACAAGGCGGATACCGTGCCCGTGGGGGAGGACCAGGTGCAGCACATTGAGCTCACCCGGGAGATCGCCCGCCGCTTCAACGGCCTCTTCGGGGAAACCTTCCCCGAGCCCCAGGCCCTCCTGAACCCCGAGGCCCCCCGGGTGCCGGGCATTGACGGCAAGGCCAAGATGAGCAAGTCCTTGGGGAACACCATCGGCCTCCTGGAGCCCGAGGAGAGCATCTGGCACAAGATCCAGCACCTACCCGACGACCCCCAGCGCATCCGCCTCTCCGACCCCGGGGACCCGGAGCGCACCGTGGTCTTCACCTACCTCTCCTACTTCGCCCCCAAGGAGCTGGTGGAGGCCCTGAAGGCGGAGTACCGCCGGGCGGGCATCGGCACCCTGGCGGTGAAGCGCATCCTCTTTGAGGAGATGATGAAGGCTTTAAGGCCCATCCGCGAGCGGGCCGAGGCCCTCAAGCGGGACCCCGACTACGTGATGGATGCCCTTCTGGAAGGGGCCAAACGGGCCCGGGTTGTGGCCCAGGCCACCATGGAGGAGGTGCGGGAGAAGGTGGGCCTCCTCCTGCCCCGGAAGCGTCCGGTGCGCACGTGA
- a CDS encoding chromosome segregation protein ScpA, with protein MIRLAFPGFSGTPEALREALRRGRLSPKALPVLLLVEQALAQVPEDLRARAELLPLLAELLLLKLAPEKALTPKEEGEELPLVRTLLDLSDTVAFLEERLRRRARLVPAKPPPVPRAPLRLSPRALAEAARPFRRAVLQLPPEGFGLQEAWRRLRGLLKGRMPFHRLPLRGWEEKAVGFAALLEAQRLGLVGLWQEENFGPLWVEAEEGLAERLA; from the coding sequence GTGATCCGCCTGGCCTTTCCCGGTTTTTCCGGTACCCCGGAGGCCCTGCGGGAGGCCCTGAGGCGGGGGCGGCTTTCCCCCAAGGCCCTTCCCGTTCTCCTCCTGGTGGAGCAGGCCCTGGCCCAGGTGCCGGAGGACCTGAGGGCCCGGGCCGAGCTTCTGCCCCTGTTGGCCGAGCTTTTGCTCCTGAAGCTGGCCCCGGAGAAGGCCCTAACCCCCAAGGAGGAGGGGGAGGAGCTGCCCCTGGTGCGGACCCTTCTGGACCTCTCCGATACCGTGGCCTTTTTGGAAGAACGCCTGAGGCGGCGGGCCCGCCTGGTGCCCGCCAAGCCGCCCCCGGTACCTAGGGCTCCCTTGCGCCTTTCCCCCAGGGCCCTGGCCGAGGCCGCCCGCCCCTTCCGGCGGGCAGTGCTCCAGCTTCCCCCGGAGGGGTTCGGCCTGCAGGAGGCTTGGCGCCGCCTGCGTGGCCTCCTAAAGGGGCGCATGCCCTTCCACCGCCTGCCCCTCAGGGGCTGGGAGGAAAAGGCGGTGGGCTTTGCCGCCCTTCTGGAGGCCCAGCGCCTGGGCCTGGTGGGGCTTTGGCAAGAGGAGAACTTCGGCCCCCTGTGGGTGGAGGCCGAGGAGGGGCTGGCGGAGCGGTTGGCCTAG